The following are encoded together in the Planococcus antarcticus DSM 14505 genome:
- a CDS encoding MarR family winged helix-turn-helix transcriptional regulator produces MAKKMIGVNRLAPYVELQSLDLIDLLSERQISTLKILEHAWNETSEIHISNSEWHIMARIYKKQPTIAYVTKNVDISRQAIHKFIKNLAAKGLVEVQNVENNKKEKCIRLTALGEQCYEKHEGLKGQLENKIIEKIGADQMKILKDLLKADWGT; encoded by the coding sequence ATGGCGAAGAAGATGATTGGAGTGAACCGTTTGGCCCCGTATGTGGAGTTGCAGAGTTTAGATTTGATTGATTTATTGAGCGAACGCCAGATTTCAACACTGAAAATCTTGGAACATGCATGGAATGAAACGAGTGAAATTCACATTTCAAACTCTGAATGGCATATTATGGCGCGTATTTATAAAAAGCAGCCCACCATTGCGTACGTCACTAAGAATGTGGATATTTCCCGCCAAGCGATCCATAAATTCATTAAAAATCTGGCTGCCAAAGGATTGGTAGAAGTTCAGAATGTGGAGAACAATAAAAAAGAGAAATGCATCCGGTTAACGGCTTTAGGAGAACAATGCTATGAGAAACACGAAGGACTAAAGGGTCAGCTAGAAAATAAAATTATAGAAAAAATTGGTGCTGACCAAATGAAGATTCTCAAGGATCTTCTTAAGGCCGATTGGGGAACATAG
- a CDS encoding CarD family transcriptional regulator gives MFTIGDHIIYSAHGLCRINDIRDETVSGVTKKYYKLHPLENTLVTISTPVDNDKVVMLKLLQKEQALEIIEIFKQPGAESDSQSNSKPLPSKNINTGDRMQIAEVVNTLMRKKFDTQLQKEAFYAHDYKLLNNTQIILFKELAHALDTSFEEINKMINDLITEEQPLTIG, from the coding sequence ATGTTCACTATTGGAGATCACATCATTTATTCCGCCCATGGCCTATGTAGAATTAACGATATTCGTGACGAAACAGTTTCAGGTGTCACAAAGAAATATTACAAATTACATCCTTTGGAGAATACCTTGGTGACCATCAGTACACCTGTCGATAATGACAAGGTCGTTATGCTGAAACTTCTTCAGAAAGAACAAGCTCTTGAAATCATCGAAATCTTTAAACAGCCTGGAGCAGAGTCGGACAGCCAATCAAATTCTAAACCGTTGCCGTCTAAAAACATCAATACGGGAGACCGTATGCAGATTGCAGAAGTCGTCAACACATTGATGCGCAAAAAATTTGATACGCAACTCCAGAAAGAAGCTTTCTATGCGCACGACTACAAACTTCTCAATAACACACAGATTATTCTCTTTAAAGAACTCGCCCACGCATTGGACACAAGCTTTGAAGAGATCAATAAAATGATCAACGACTTGATCACGGAAGAACAACCGCTAACTATTGGTTAA
- a CDS encoding YehS family protein: MDNNDLLIRLRYALDIKNKDMVEIFKLGGVELSKEEVLKVLTKTPESDDEGNDSIWTEQDNEDYIKADDHLFESFLNGFIIFKRGKQEPKPGQPEIPALTNERSNNLLLKKVKIALQLNSEDVLEIWDLAGVTVTRGEMGALLRKVGHKNYKECGDRYARNFLKGLAIKYRK, translated from the coding sequence ATGGATAATAATGATTTACTGATCAGGCTGCGCTACGCGCTAGACATAAAAAACAAAGATATGGTCGAGATTTTCAAACTGGGTGGTGTGGAACTGAGCAAGGAAGAAGTGCTGAAAGTGCTGACGAAAACGCCAGAAAGCGATGACGAGGGCAATGACAGCATCTGGACTGAACAGGACAACGAGGACTACATCAAGGCAGACGACCACTTGTTCGAGTCGTTTTTAAACGGTTTCATCATTTTCAAGAGAGGCAAGCAGGAGCCCAAACCCGGTCAACCTGAAATTCCGGCATTGACCAATGAGCGCTCCAACAACTTGCTGCTGAAAAAAGTGAAAATCGCTTTGCAGCTGAACAGTGAAGATGTGCTGGAGATTTGGGATTTGGCAGGTGTGACAGTGACAAGAGGCGAAATGGGTGCCTTGCTGCGAAAAGTAGGCCACAAAAATTACAAAGAATGCGGCGATCGCTATGCGCGGAACTTCCTCAAGGGTTTGGCGATCAAATACAGAAAATAA
- a CDS encoding sugar ABC transporter substrate-binding protein produces MRKNLKGVLFLMMLVVFALVAAGCNSDDGGGSSSAVDIGIVLPTKDEPRWVQDEQRFKDALADSEYSTEILFSQGSSAKEKENVEALLNKGIKVLIITPHDGPAAAAAVEAAKAEDVTIIAYDRLITDTDAVDYYVTFDSLAVGAAQAQYLVDNAEGKDIPLYLYAGASSDNNAFLFFEGAWEVLQPKIADGTFKVANSSEAEALKDTGDLSREQLSKIIGQVTTNWDPNESKNKAQTHLTSVGDDMKGDVAVLAPNDGTARSIADVFASDSAVSSYLITGQDAEKASIQYIIDEKQSMTVFKDVRSLVTDAMGMAVEVLDGNTPETTGTYDNGSVEVKAKQTPVIVVDQDNVKAELIDSEYYEASEFTGLE; encoded by the coding sequence ATGAGAAAGAATTTAAAAGGCGTTCTGTTTCTAATGATGCTTGTGGTATTTGCGCTAGTGGCTGCCGGATGCAATAGCGATGACGGTGGAGGCTCTTCATCAGCTGTGGATATTGGAATTGTATTGCCGACCAAGGATGAGCCGAGATGGGTTCAGGATGAGCAACGTTTCAAAGATGCATTGGCAGATTCCGAGTATTCGACAGAAATCTTATTCAGCCAGGGATCTTCAGCAAAAGAAAAAGAGAATGTTGAAGCCTTGTTAAACAAAGGCATCAAAGTATTGATCATTACACCTCATGATGGACCAGCAGCTGCAGCGGCAGTAGAAGCAGCGAAAGCAGAAGATGTGACTATCATTGCTTACGACCGTTTGATCACGGACACGGATGCAGTCGACTATTACGTGACATTTGACAGCTTAGCGGTGGGAGCGGCGCAGGCGCAGTATCTGGTTGACAATGCAGAAGGCAAGGACATTCCACTTTACTTATATGCAGGAGCATCTTCAGATAATAACGCCTTCCTGTTCTTCGAAGGCGCATGGGAAGTGCTTCAGCCAAAAATCGCTGATGGCACATTCAAAGTAGCCAACTCGAGTGAAGCAGAAGCGTTAAAAGATACGGGAGACCTATCACGTGAGCAATTGAGCAAAATCATCGGTCAGGTTACGACCAACTGGGATCCAAATGAATCCAAAAACAAAGCACAGACGCATTTGACTTCTGTAGGGGATGACATGAAAGGCGATGTAGCAGTACTTGCGCCAAATGATGGAACAGCCCGTTCAATCGCAGATGTATTTGCTTCTGACAGTGCGGTATCTAGCTATTTGATTACCGGGCAGGATGCAGAAAAAGCGTCGATTCAATATATCATCGATGAAAAGCAATCGATGACGGTCTTTAAAGATGTCCGTTCATTGGTTACAGATGCAATGGGCATGGCAGTTGAAGTATTGGATGGTAATACACCTGAAACAACAGGAACTTACGACAACGGATCGGTAGAAGTAAAAGCGAAACAGACGCCCGTCATTGTTGTGGACCAGGACAACGTGAAAGCTGAACTGATTGATTCCGAGTATTATGAAGCAAGTGAGTTTACGGGGCTAGAGTAG
- a CDS encoding sugar ABC transporter ATP-binding protein, which translates to MIDYILEMNNITKEFPGVKALSDVSFKVEKGEIHCLIGENGAGKSTLMKVLSGVYPYGTYKGDIVFEGDVQQFNEINDSVRAGIGIIYQELALFPDLTVYENIFAGNEITKGPFVDWNETVVQATQMLKKVKLNVTPETLIKDLGVGKQQLVEIAKALSKEVKLLILDEPTAALNENDSENLLELLKELRSQGITCIMISHKLKEVISIADKATVLRDGKTICTLDAQKGEITESIIIKNMVGREIEDIYPKRLDKKIGETVLKLTDWSAYDPQLGRKVAKNINLEVKKGEIIGIAGLMGSGRTELALSIFGNPKNYKLEGELEVHGEKKNFKHTSDAIKAGIAYVTEDRKGDGLFLIQDIKINISAAHMKGISRKGILNLNEEVKVGTDYKKSLNIKASSLEQVVGKLSGGNQQKVSLGKWLFTGPKILILDEPTRGIDVGAKFEIYTIMNELIKEGLSIIMISSELGEIMGMSDRIYVMAEGAVKGELAIEETTQETIMELATQ; encoded by the coding sequence ATGATCGATTATATTTTAGAAATGAACAACATCACCAAAGAGTTTCCAGGCGTCAAAGCGCTCTCCGATGTCAGTTTCAAAGTTGAAAAGGGAGAAATTCACTGCCTGATTGGTGAAAATGGAGCCGGTAAATCTACCTTGATGAAGGTGCTGAGTGGTGTTTATCCTTACGGAACTTATAAAGGAGATATCGTTTTTGAAGGGGACGTTCAGCAGTTCAACGAAATCAATGACAGTGTCAGAGCAGGAATCGGCATCATTTATCAGGAGCTTGCACTGTTTCCGGATTTGACCGTATACGAAAACATCTTTGCCGGCAATGAAATCACAAAAGGGCCTTTTGTCGACTGGAATGAAACTGTTGTTCAAGCGACACAAATGCTGAAAAAAGTAAAGCTCAATGTCACACCGGAAACCTTGATTAAGGATCTTGGCGTCGGAAAACAGCAGCTGGTTGAAATTGCCAAAGCCCTCAGCAAAGAGGTGAAACTGCTGATCCTCGATGAACCGACCGCCGCCTTGAACGAAAACGACAGCGAGAATTTATTGGAGTTATTGAAGGAACTGAGAAGCCAGGGCATCACCTGCATCATGATTTCACATAAATTGAAGGAAGTCATTTCGATTGCCGACAAAGCGACCGTGCTGAGGGATGGCAAAACCATCTGCACACTCGATGCGCAAAAAGGTGAGATCACTGAAAGCATCATCATCAAAAACATGGTCGGACGTGAAATTGAAGACATCTATCCGAAACGGTTGGACAAGAAAATCGGCGAAACCGTATTGAAGCTGACAGACTGGTCTGCCTATGACCCCCAACTGGGGCGCAAAGTTGCAAAGAATATCAACTTGGAAGTGAAAAAAGGAGAAATCATCGGCATCGCAGGCCTGATGGGGTCGGGCCGAACAGAGCTGGCGCTCAGTATATTCGGTAACCCTAAAAACTACAAGCTCGAAGGGGAACTGGAAGTGCACGGAGAAAAGAAAAACTTCAAGCACACCAGCGACGCCATCAAAGCGGGCATTGCTTATGTGACAGAAGACCGTAAAGGCGACGGGCTGTTTTTGATACAGGATATCAAAATCAATATCTCTGCCGCTCATATGAAGGGCATTTCCAGAAAAGGCATCCTGAACCTGAATGAAGAAGTGAAAGTTGGGACAGATTATAAAAAATCCTTGAATATTAAGGCCAGTTCTCTTGAACAGGTTGTTGGAAAATTGAGCGGCGGCAACCAGCAGAAAGTCTCGCTCGGCAAATGGCTGTTCACAGGACCAAAAATCCTCATTCTCGATGAACCCACGCGCGGGATTGACGTGGGGGCTAAATTTGAAATCTATACCATCATGAACGAATTGATCAAAGAAGGGCTCAGCATCATCATGATTTCCTCAGAACTTGGTGAAATCATGGGAATGAGCGATCGCATCTACGTAATGGCTGAAGGTGCAGTGAAAGGTGAACTGGCAATTGAAGAAACCACTCAAGAGACCATTATGGAGCTCGCGACGCAATAG
- a CDS encoding sugar ABC transporter permease, with amino-acid sequence MNLFTEAKSIVKTNIRDYGMYIALIVIMLTFTIMTDGLFISSRNISNLLDSAGYIAVLAVGMTLVIVIRHIDLSVGFVAGFLGAVAAIFMTQLGFSVWITIPIVLLFGIVIGLFNGFLIAQLGIPAFVATLAGMLIFRGALLNVTEDTGTIIINNDQFNAIGNGFIPSLMLVNGLHLLSLLLGVAAIILYIYSEVSTRKNKMTYGFDVMSSGIFLIKLLLVSLVIAYITWILAGYNGFSWTMVIMLIVVVIYHFLTTKTVLGRNIYAVGSNPEAAHLSGINVKKITYIVFGSMGMLAALSGLLFTSRLQSATTTAGTLFELDAIAAAYVGGVSAAGGVGRVTGAIIGAVVMASLSSGMNLLGTGISYQYMIRGGVLAVAVIFDVMTRRQRA; translated from the coding sequence ATGAATCTTTTTACGGAAGCTAAATCCATCGTAAAAACAAATATCCGCGATTACGGCATGTACATCGCGTTGATCGTCATCATGTTGACATTCACTATCATGACAGATGGCCTTTTTATCTCATCCCGGAACATCAGCAATCTATTGGACTCTGCAGGTTATATCGCTGTCCTTGCTGTCGGAATGACCTTGGTCATCGTCATCCGCCATATTGATTTATCCGTGGGCTTTGTTGCCGGCTTTTTAGGTGCTGTCGCGGCAATCTTCATGACACAGCTGGGTTTTTCCGTTTGGATCACCATTCCCATCGTTCTGCTATTTGGGATTGTGATTGGCCTTTTCAATGGGTTTTTGATTGCGCAGCTTGGCATCCCTGCTTTTGTGGCAACACTTGCAGGCATGCTCATTTTCCGCGGAGCTTTGCTGAATGTCACGGAAGATACCGGAACCATCATCATTAATAACGATCAATTCAATGCAATCGGCAACGGATTCATTCCCTCGCTAATGCTTGTCAATGGCCTTCACCTGCTGTCGTTGCTGCTTGGCGTTGCCGCCATCATTTTGTATATCTACAGCGAAGTTTCCACTCGGAAAAATAAAATGACTTACGGTTTTGACGTCATGTCGAGTGGCATTTTCCTCATTAAATTATTGCTCGTTTCTTTGGTCATTGCGTACATTACCTGGATTCTAGCAGGCTATAACGGGTTTTCGTGGACAATGGTCATTATGCTGATAGTGGTGGTCATCTATCATTTTCTGACGACAAAGACCGTTTTAGGACGTAATATTTACGCAGTTGGTAGTAATCCGGAAGCAGCACACTTGAGCGGGATCAATGTCAAGAAAATCACTTACATTGTATTCGGCTCGATGGGCATGCTGGCTGCCTTATCGGGCTTGCTGTTCACTTCGCGTCTGCAGTCGGCAACGACTACGGCAGGGACATTGTTCGAGCTGGATGCCATTGCTGCCGCTTATGTAGGCGGTGTTTCAGCGGCAGGAGGAGTTGGGCGCGTCACAGGAGCCATTATCGGTGCTGTCGTGATGGCCTCATTATCCAGCGGCATGAACTTGCTCGGGACGGGCATTTCCTATCAATATATGATTCGTGGTGGCGTTCTGGCGGTAGCTGTTATATTTGATGTAATGACGCGTCGGCAGCGTGCCTAG
- a CDS encoding substrate-binding domain-containing protein, which produces MRKKVMIVLCSVCAVLGFFTLWSAEGAFQSDWQLPAAIPADEESYRLVLITQELETPFWDKVGAGAAAQAGQEGVILDVWGSYGSNREDFLKQIEIALHSKVDGVIVQGLDTEEFKKLTKEKAAFYGIPIIIVANDVPVAESLRKTFVGSDHYAAGKMLAAQLVKEMGSSGQVVLLGDMEQQYSQRQRMQGVNEVLAQHEGISTVYAESGKSDEEIIVATQNVLNQYPNVQAFIALNANHVGPLMKEISRRAQLAPYHLYSFDDGSETASLLDQGKLDAMIQQSPEQMGEQSVELMMQWLRNEVVPLESSGYITDIRVVKGAEAGP; this is translated from the coding sequence GTGAGAAAAAAAGTCATGATCGTCTTGTGTTCCGTGTGTGCAGTTCTTGGGTTTTTCACCTTATGGTCGGCGGAAGGAGCTTTTCAATCCGATTGGCAATTACCCGCTGCCATACCTGCGGATGAAGAAAGCTACCGGCTTGTGCTAATAACGCAGGAGCTTGAAACTCCTTTTTGGGATAAAGTCGGAGCAGGTGCAGCGGCGCAAGCCGGACAGGAAGGGGTGATTTTGGACGTCTGGGGAAGTTACGGCAGCAACCGTGAAGATTTTTTGAAGCAGATTGAAATCGCTCTTCATTCCAAAGTGGACGGCGTAATCGTGCAGGGGCTGGATACGGAGGAATTCAAGAAATTGACGAAAGAGAAAGCCGCGTTTTATGGCATTCCTATTATCATCGTTGCTAATGATGTACCGGTGGCAGAAAGTCTACGTAAAACCTTTGTGGGGTCGGATCATTACGCGGCCGGCAAAATGCTGGCTGCGCAATTAGTTAAAGAGATGGGCAGCAGTGGACAGGTGGTGCTACTCGGGGATATGGAGCAGCAATATAGCCAACGGCAGCGGATGCAGGGAGTTAACGAAGTTCTTGCACAGCATGAAGGCATTTCAACGGTTTATGCGGAAAGCGGCAAGTCGGATGAAGAAATTATTGTTGCCACACAAAACGTACTCAACCAATATCCGAATGTCCAGGCCTTTATCGCACTCAATGCCAATCATGTCGGACCGCTGATGAAAGAAATCAGCAGACGAGCTCAATTGGCGCCGTATCACCTTTATTCATTTGATGATGGATCTGAAACGGCGTCATTGCTGGACCAAGGCAAGCTAGATGCGATGATTCAGCAGTCTCCCGAACAGATGGGGGAGCAAAGCGTTGAATTGATGATGCAATGGTTAAGAAATGAAGTCGTTCCTCTGGAATCCAGTGGGTACATCACAGATATTCGTGTTGTGAAAGGGGCGGAAGCAGGACCATGA
- a CDS encoding sensor histidine kinase, which translates to MNTIQKKIWMLAIVVLVMMIAIWLTLTFYNQKVQTQYNDILQRYLQMNEITSESQQMVTDLNNYLLMPSDETQSRLEDSRERLLGVQSTVYELRNVENEFALTNYSHLISSFVETVDRSVSFQEQEATEASLAEFTEATRISMYISEMTLTIIDTELKTYEGFYRGIIDQSAELKKLGVWLLLLITAVLLLFTYLFSLSITKPIHQLTKAANELAKGRFDQEIRVDSNDEISFLAKTFNHMRGNINAMILEIQQKAQLERELQDSKLLLQQSQLRNLQSQINPHFLFNTLNTLSKKAYLDGAEETSDLLVSVASLLRYNLKRMDRAVTLAEEEFVLRQYMEIQKARFSDRLQFFTELDSTCLNLQIPGLTLQPLIENAVIHAIEPEEDGGHIWFRIKDQQGEVRIEIEDNGKGMSQEKRQMLLGGSILPAEGHSTGIGFANVVKRLQLFYGKDDLVDIESEIGQGTKIILKLPKVRGAANHDQTIDSR; encoded by the coding sequence ATGAATACGATTCAGAAAAAAATCTGGATGCTGGCAATCGTGGTGTTGGTGATGATGATCGCCATATGGCTGACGCTGACTTTCTACAATCAAAAGGTGCAGACCCAATATAATGACATACTGCAGCGCTATTTGCAGATGAATGAAATTACCAGTGAAAGCCAGCAAATGGTGACGGATCTGAATAATTATTTATTGATGCCATCGGATGAAACACAATCGCGCCTCGAGGATAGCAGAGAACGGCTTCTTGGCGTTCAATCGACTGTCTATGAATTGAGGAATGTGGAAAATGAATTCGCTTTGACGAATTACAGCCATCTGATCAGCAGTTTTGTGGAAACGGTGGATCGCTCCGTCAGTTTTCAGGAGCAGGAAGCTACCGAAGCTTCCTTGGCGGAATTTACAGAAGCTACACGGATTTCCATGTATATTTCAGAAATGACGTTAACCATTATTGATACAGAACTGAAAACCTATGAAGGATTCTACCGCGGAATCATTGATCAATCGGCGGAATTGAAGAAACTGGGTGTCTGGCTGTTGCTGCTGATCACGGCGGTGCTGTTGCTGTTTACGTATCTGTTCTCACTCAGTATCACCAAGCCAATCCATCAACTGACAAAAGCGGCAAATGAATTGGCTAAAGGCCGTTTTGATCAGGAAATTCGTGTGGATTCCAATGATGAAATTTCTTTTTTGGCTAAAACCTTCAATCACATGCGGGGGAATATCAATGCCATGATTTTGGAAATTCAGCAGAAAGCACAATTGGAACGGGAGCTGCAGGACAGCAAATTACTGCTCCAGCAAAGCCAGCTGCGCAATCTGCAAAGCCAGATCAATCCCCATTTTCTATTCAATACTTTGAATACCTTATCCAAGAAAGCCTACCTGGATGGCGCTGAAGAAACCAGTGACCTGCTGGTCAGTGTCGCCAGCTTGCTGCGCTATAACTTGAAGCGAATGGACCGTGCTGTGACGCTTGCGGAAGAGGAGTTTGTCCTCCGCCAATACATGGAAATCCAGAAAGCGCGGTTCAGCGACCGCCTTCAGTTTTTTACAGAGTTGGATTCTACCTGCTTAAACTTGCAGATTCCGGGCCTCACGCTGCAGCCGCTTATTGAAAATGCAGTGATTCATGCGATTGAGCCAGAAGAAGACGGTGGCCATATCTGGTTCCGCATCAAAGACCAACAAGGAGAAGTGAGGATTGAAATTGAGGACAATGGCAAAGGCATGAGCCAAGAAAAACGGCAGATGCTGCTCGGGGGATCTATCTTACCGGCAGAAGGCCATTCGACCGGCATTGGTTTTGCCAATGTTGTAAAAAGGCTACAGCTGTTTTACGGAAAGGACGATTTGGTGGACATTGAAAGTGAGATAGGACAAGGGACTAAAATTATCTTGAAACTACCGAAAGTCAGGGGGGCGGCTAACCATGATCAAACTATTGATAGTAGATGA
- a CDS encoding response regulator — translation MIKLLIVDDEPIERDGMQAILQHAYNDFDIRQAKNGKIAINLAASWKPDWIFMDIMMPGMTGLEAIEKIQQENRDIQFIMVTAFDTFDYARQAIKLGVKDYLLKPSKAGEIVATVGKLLEQQAQKEQVSATQHQQKEDFQKALAIVETDVVTQLLFDHVHDVHIELLVDMLEIPATAEKFVMTVLVPEGLGRLYPQVKEKIRQTENAWIGALYGCQLPIIVFRDKEKSFRSQAISLVKAILSISGSRQEGWFVGVGPVCESLEDIRNSYQKSLIATMDLSLPSRYRFSSDVPSLEKVGDAAFIKQQEKKLFDFIRLGEWESIDRLVTDLIRRFEQEGVNILWTQQRTLEFLWITARVMGEMGIDATIPYYTIQAKDHRQLLVETLQVVGRLKQVYLKHYNRLEVDKIHQIKQYIIDHSHEDISLDALARKVELSPIYLSKMFKEKLGINYIDFLTSCRIDKAKKLLGDPQKSLKEISFEIGYHEPNYFSKVFKKMNDVSPKEYRRTLLTERKDQRDE, via the coding sequence ATGATCAAACTATTGATAGTAGATGATGAGCCGATTGAACGGGACGGCATGCAAGCCATTTTGCAGCATGCCTACAACGATTTCGACATTAGGCAGGCGAAAAACGGGAAAATTGCGATTAATCTTGCGGCATCCTGGAAACCGGACTGGATATTTATGGATATTATGATGCCAGGCATGACCGGGCTGGAAGCGATAGAGAAAATCCAGCAAGAAAACCGGGACATTCAATTCATCATGGTAACTGCTTTCGATACTTTCGATTATGCCCGGCAGGCGATAAAGTTGGGAGTCAAAGACTATTTGCTGAAACCGAGTAAAGCCGGTGAAATTGTAGCGACAGTCGGCAAACTGCTTGAGCAGCAAGCTCAAAAAGAGCAGGTTTCAGCTACTCAACACCAGCAGAAGGAAGACTTTCAGAAAGCCCTGGCTATTGTAGAGACAGATGTCGTGACCCAATTGCTTTTCGATCATGTTCATGATGTCCATATTGAATTGCTGGTTGATATGCTGGAAATCCCTGCGACTGCTGAAAAATTTGTCATGACAGTTCTGGTGCCGGAAGGCTTGGGGAGATTGTATCCACAAGTAAAAGAAAAAATCCGCCAGACTGAGAATGCGTGGATTGGGGCATTGTATGGCTGCCAATTGCCCATCATCGTCTTTCGGGACAAGGAAAAATCGTTTCGTTCCCAGGCAATTTCATTGGTGAAAGCCATCCTATCCATTTCGGGAAGCCGTCAGGAAGGCTGGTTTGTCGGCGTGGGGCCGGTCTGTGAATCGCTGGAGGACATCCGCAATTCCTACCAGAAATCCCTGATTGCCACAATGGATTTGTCGCTGCCATCGAGATACCGCTTTTCCTCTGATGTTCCGTCCCTTGAAAAAGTGGGCGATGCGGCTTTCATCAAGCAACAGGAGAAAAAGCTATTTGATTTTATTCGTTTAGGGGAATGGGAGTCGATTGACCGATTGGTGACAGACCTGATCCGCCGTTTCGAGCAGGAAGGGGTCAATATCCTCTGGACTCAGCAGCGAACACTTGAATTTCTATGGATCACTGCTCGGGTCATGGGAGAAATGGGCATTGACGCCACCATTCCCTATTACACAATTCAAGCCAAAGACCATCGACAGCTGCTTGTGGAAACGCTTCAAGTGGTTGGACGGCTGAAACAGGTCTACCTGAAGCATTACAATCGCCTTGAAGTGGATAAAATTCACCAGATTAAGCAATATATAATAGATCATTCCCATGAAGACATCTCATTGGATGCGCTAGCGCGGAAAGTGGAATTGAGTCCCATTTATCTGAGCAAGATGTTCAAGGAAAAACTCGGTATCAACTACATCGATTTTCTGACCTCCTGCCGAATCGACAAAGCGAAAAAGCTATTGGGAGATCCGCAGAAAAGCTTAAAGGAAATTTCCTTCGAAATCGGTTATCACGAGCCGAATTATTTCAGCAAGGTCTTCAAGAAGATGAATGATGTATCTCCAAAAGAATACCGCCGGACACTTTTAACGGAAAGGAAAGATCAACGCGATGAATAA
- the xylF gene encoding D-xylose ABC transporter substrate-binding protein — MNKEIRLILVLFISLLFGACAPEESIGKAVPEKIRVTDSNETVKIGFSMDTLKEERWLKDQALFKKAVEELGAEVEIVAANGDDALQLTQAETLIQQGIDLLVIVPHNAEATAAIVQKAHRAGIKVIAYDRLVKNADIDLYVSFDNEQVGEMQAESILELVPTGNYVYIGGATTDNNVHLIKKGVFNVLQPAINRGDIKIVYDQWTEDWSPEKAFLNMTEALAANNNQIDAVIAANDATAGGVIQALEAQGLAGQIPVAGQDAELAAAQRIVGGTQTMTVYKPIQTLTQQAAALAVRMAKGEDVTTVKYVNNGKIDVPSILLTPIPVTAENMRDTVIADGFHTGTDVYGAVDR, encoded by the coding sequence ATGAATAAGGAAATTCGACTGATACTGGTTTTATTCATCAGCCTGTTATTCGGAGCCTGCGCACCTGAAGAGTCGATTGGCAAAGCCGTACCCGAAAAAATACGGGTGACGGACAGTAACGAGACCGTCAAAATCGGATTTTCCATGGATACACTGAAGGAGGAGCGCTGGCTGAAAGACCAAGCCTTGTTCAAGAAAGCGGTGGAGGAGCTGGGTGCGGAAGTGGAAATTGTTGCAGCCAACGGCGATGACGCATTGCAGCTCACTCAGGCTGAAACGCTGATCCAACAAGGCATCGATCTCCTTGTAATCGTGCCACACAATGCGGAGGCGACAGCGGCCATTGTCCAAAAAGCGCATCGTGCTGGCATTAAGGTCATTGCCTATGACCGTCTGGTGAAAAATGCAGACATCGATCTATACGTATCATTTGATAACGAGCAGGTAGGAGAAATGCAGGCGGAGTCGATTTTGGAGCTGGTGCCAACAGGGAATTACGTCTATATCGGAGGGGCAACGACCGATAATAATGTTCACCTGATCAAAAAAGGTGTATTTAATGTACTCCAGCCAGCCATCAACCGGGGAGACATCAAAATTGTCTACGATCAATGGACAGAGGATTGGTCGCCGGAAAAGGCCTTCCTTAATATGACAGAAGCACTTGCAGCGAACAACAATCAAATCGATGCGGTCATTGCCGCCAATGACGCGACTGCTGGAGGTGTTATTCAGGCATTGGAAGCGCAAGGTTTGGCGGGTCAGATTCCAGTAGCGGGTCAGGATGCAGAGCTTGCTGCGGCACAGCGAATCGTTGGCGGAACCCAGACAATGACAGTCTACAAACCGATTCAGACCTTGACTCAACAAGCTGCTGCTTTGGCTGTCAGAATGGCAAAAGGAGAAGACGTCACCACCGTTAAATATGTCAACAACGGCAAAATCGATGTTCCATCCATCCTATTGACGCCGATACCGGTAACGGCCGAGAATATGCGGGACACGGTTATCGCAGATGGCTTCCATACAGGAACGGATGTTTATGGTGCGGTAGATAGATAA